In Drosophila teissieri strain GT53w chromosome 2R, Prin_Dtei_1.1, whole genome shotgun sequence, the following proteins share a genomic window:
- the LOC122613231 gene encoding aromatic-L-amino-acid decarboxylase isoform X1 — translation MPTFINNTLNNRTFFHISSNHSSSYHCKKSITLKMSHIPISNSNPPKQTDGNGKANIANILEDKLDPKVSIDMEAPEFKDFAKTMVDFIAEYLENIRERRVLPEVKPGYLKPLIPDTAPEKPEKWQDVMQDIERVIMPGVTHWHSPKFHAYFPTANSYPAIVADMLSGAIACIGFTWIASPACTELEVVMMDWLGKMLELPAEFLACSGGKGGGVIQGTASESTLVALLGAKAKKVKEVKELHPEWDEHTILGKLVGYFSAQAHSSVERAGLLGGVKLRSVQSENHRMRGAALEKAIEQDLAEGLIPFYAVVTLGTTNSCAFDYLDECGPVGNKHNVWVHVDAAYAGSAFICPEYRHLMKGIESADSFNFNPHKWMLVNFDCSAMWLKDPSWVVNAFNVDPLYLKHDMQGSAPDYRHWQIPLGRRFRALKLWFVLRLYGVENLQAHIRRHCNFAKQFGDLCLADSRFELAAEINMGLVCFRLKGSNERNEALLKRINGRGHIHLVPAKIKDVYFLRMAICSRFTQSEDMEYSWKEVSAAADEMEQEQ, via the exons ATGCCCACTTTTATTAATAACACTCTCAATAATCGCACGTTCTTTCACATTAGCTCTAACCATTCGAGTTCATATCATTGCAAAAAGTCAATCACTCTGAAAATGAGCCACATACCCATTAGTAACTCTAATCCACCAAAACAAACTGATGGTAATGGTAAAGCTAACATTGCTAACATTTTGGAAGATAAGCTGGACCCCAAGGTTTCG ATCGACATGGAGGCGCCGGAGTTCAAAGATTTTGCCAAAACAATGGTGGACTTTATAGCCGAATACCTGGAGAACATACGCGAAAG GCGCGTTCTGCCGGAAGTGAAGCCCGGGTACCTGAAGCCGCTAATTCCGGATACGGCGCCCGAAAAGCCGGAGAAGTGGCAGGATGTGATGCAGGACATTGAGCGGGTCATCATGCCGGGAGTGACCCACTGGCACAGTCCCAAGTTCCATGCCTACTTCCCCACGGCCAACTCTTATCCAGCGATCGTGGCGGACATGCTGAGTGGAGCGATTGCCTGCATCGGATTCACCTGGATTGCCAGTCCCGCGTGCACGGAACTCGAGGTGGTCATGATGGATTGGCTGGGCAAGATGCTGGAGCTGCCGGCGGAATTCCTGGCCTGTTCGGGCGGCAAGGGAGGCGGAGTCATCCAGGGAACGGCCAGTGAGTCCACACTGGTGGCGCTGCTGGGAGCCAAGGCTAAGAAGGTGAAAGAAGTGAAGGAGCTGCATCCGGAGTGGGATGAGCACACCATCCTGGGCAAGCTGGTGGGCTACTTTTCTGCCCAGGCTCATTCCTCCGTGGAGCGTGCTGGTCTCTTGGGAGGAGTGAAGCTCCGTTCTGTGCAGTCCGAGAATCACAGAATGCGTGGTGCTGCACTGGAAAAGGCCATCGAACAGGATTTGGCCGAGGGTTTGATTCCCTTCTATGCCGTGGTCACCCTGGGCACCACCAACTCCTGCGCCTTCGATTACTTGGATGAGTGTGGACCCGTGGGAAACAAGCACAATGTGTGGGTCCATGTGGACGCTGCTTATGCCGGATCCGCTTTCATTTGCCCCGAGTACCGCCACCTGATGAAGGGCATTGAGTCAGCGGACTCTTTTAATTTCAACCCACACAAATGGATGCTGGTGAACTTCGACTGCTCGGCCATGTGGCTGAAGGATCCCAGTTGGGTGGTCAACGCCTTCAATGTGGACCCTCTTTACCTGAAGCACGATATGCAGGGATCCGCTCCGGACTATCGTCACTGGCAAATCCCACTTGGACGGCGATTCCGGGCTTTGAAGCTCTGGTTCGTCCTCCGGCTGTACGGAGTCGAGAATCTCCAAGCCCACATCCGCAGACATTGCAATTTTGCCAAGCAGTTTGGGGATCTCTGCTTGGCGGATTCCAGATTCGAACTGGCCGCTGAGATTAATATGGGATTGGTCTGTTTCCGTCTGAAGGGCAGCAACGAGCGGAACGAAGCTCTCCTCAAGCGAATCAATGGACGCGGCCACATCCACTTGGTTCCTGCCAAAATCAAGGATGTGTACTTCCTACGCATGGCCATATGCTCGCGATTCACCCAGTCCGAGGACATGGAGTACTCGTGGAAGGAGGTCAGTGCCGCTGCCGACGAGATGGAACAGGAGCAGTAA
- the LOC122613231 gene encoding aromatic-L-amino-acid decarboxylase isoform X2: MEAPEFKDFAKTMVDFIAEYLENIRERRVLPEVKPGYLKPLIPDTAPEKPEKWQDVMQDIERVIMPGVTHWHSPKFHAYFPTANSYPAIVADMLSGAIACIGFTWIASPACTELEVVMMDWLGKMLELPAEFLACSGGKGGGVIQGTASESTLVALLGAKAKKVKEVKELHPEWDEHTILGKLVGYFSAQAHSSVERAGLLGGVKLRSVQSENHRMRGAALEKAIEQDLAEGLIPFYAVVTLGTTNSCAFDYLDECGPVGNKHNVWVHVDAAYAGSAFICPEYRHLMKGIESADSFNFNPHKWMLVNFDCSAMWLKDPSWVVNAFNVDPLYLKHDMQGSAPDYRHWQIPLGRRFRALKLWFVLRLYGVENLQAHIRRHCNFAKQFGDLCLADSRFELAAEINMGLVCFRLKGSNERNEALLKRINGRGHIHLVPAKIKDVYFLRMAICSRFTQSEDMEYSWKEVSAAADEMEQEQ, translated from the exons ATGGAGGCGCCGGAGTTCAAAGATTTTGCCAAAACAATGGTGGACTTTATAGCCGAATACCTGGAGAACATACGCGAAAG GCGCGTTCTGCCGGAAGTGAAGCCCGGGTACCTGAAGCCGCTAATTCCGGATACGGCGCCCGAAAAGCCGGAGAAGTGGCAGGATGTGATGCAGGACATTGAGCGGGTCATCATGCCGGGAGTGACCCACTGGCACAGTCCCAAGTTCCATGCCTACTTCCCCACGGCCAACTCTTATCCAGCGATCGTGGCGGACATGCTGAGTGGAGCGATTGCCTGCATCGGATTCACCTGGATTGCCAGTCCCGCGTGCACGGAACTCGAGGTGGTCATGATGGATTGGCTGGGCAAGATGCTGGAGCTGCCGGCGGAATTCCTGGCCTGTTCGGGCGGCAAGGGAGGCGGAGTCATCCAGGGAACGGCCAGTGAGTCCACACTGGTGGCGCTGCTGGGAGCCAAGGCTAAGAAGGTGAAAGAAGTGAAGGAGCTGCATCCGGAGTGGGATGAGCACACCATCCTGGGCAAGCTGGTGGGCTACTTTTCTGCCCAGGCTCATTCCTCCGTGGAGCGTGCTGGTCTCTTGGGAGGAGTGAAGCTCCGTTCTGTGCAGTCCGAGAATCACAGAATGCGTGGTGCTGCACTGGAAAAGGCCATCGAACAGGATTTGGCCGAGGGTTTGATTCCCTTCTATGCCGTGGTCACCCTGGGCACCACCAACTCCTGCGCCTTCGATTACTTGGATGAGTGTGGACCCGTGGGAAACAAGCACAATGTGTGGGTCCATGTGGACGCTGCTTATGCCGGATCCGCTTTCATTTGCCCCGAGTACCGCCACCTGATGAAGGGCATTGAGTCAGCGGACTCTTTTAATTTCAACCCACACAAATGGATGCTGGTGAACTTCGACTGCTCGGCCATGTGGCTGAAGGATCCCAGTTGGGTGGTCAACGCCTTCAATGTGGACCCTCTTTACCTGAAGCACGATATGCAGGGATCCGCTCCGGACTATCGTCACTGGCAAATCCCACTTGGACGGCGATTCCGGGCTTTGAAGCTCTGGTTCGTCCTCCGGCTGTACGGAGTCGAGAATCTCCAAGCCCACATCCGCAGACATTGCAATTTTGCCAAGCAGTTTGGGGATCTCTGCTTGGCGGATTCCAGATTCGAACTGGCCGCTGAGATTAATATGGGATTGGTCTGTTTCCGTCTGAAGGGCAGCAACGAGCGGAACGAAGCTCTCCTCAAGCGAATCAATGGACGCGGCCACATCCACTTGGTTCCTGCCAAAATCAAGGATGTGTACTTCCTACGCATGGCCATATGCTCGCGATTCACCCAGTCCGAGGACATGGAGTACTCGTGGAAGGAGGTCAGTGCCGCTGCCGACGAGATGGAACAGGAGCAGTAA